In Candidatus Deferrimicrobiaceae bacterium, one DNA window encodes the following:
- a CDS encoding ATP-dependent 6-phosphofructokinase produces MAYKRGGVRDPVRTSGGSRMYRKNRIAILTGGGDAPGINAVIRAVAKKAILECGMEVIGVEDGYEGLIRNRHRKLHYDDVSGILTVGGTILGASKISNPYRYAARAGGRVVFKDVSRRAIRNARALGIDALVCIGGDGTLGIAHRLMKDGVAVVGIPKTIDNDIRGTEVTFGFDSAVAIAAEAIDRLHTTAQSHHRVMIIEVMGHRAGWIALYAGVAGGGDIILIPEIPYDTGAIAAKVKERNRRGRRFSIVVVAEGAKPKGGDVVVKRMVEKSADPVRLGGVGFVLQDQLERSTGSETRTVVLGHLQRGGSPTAADRVLATGLGAKAV; encoded by the coding sequence ATGGCCTATAAGAGAGGAGGAGTCCGGGATCCCGTCCGGACTTCTGGAGGTAGCCGGATGTACAGAAAGAATCGGATTGCCATCCTGACCGGGGGAGGCGACGCCCCGGGCATCAACGCCGTCATCCGGGCCGTGGCTAAGAAGGCCATCCTGGAATGCGGGATGGAGGTGATCGGTGTCGAGGACGGATACGAGGGTCTCATCCGCAACCGCCACCGCAAGCTCCACTACGATGATGTCTCGGGGATTCTTACGGTCGGCGGGACGATCCTCGGCGCCTCGAAGATCTCCAACCCGTACCGGTATGCCGCTCGAGCGGGCGGCCGAGTCGTTTTCAAAGACGTTTCCAGGAGGGCGATCCGGAACGCCCGGGCCTTGGGGATAGACGCCCTCGTCTGTATCGGCGGCGACGGGACGCTGGGCATCGCCCACCGCCTGATGAAGGACGGCGTCGCGGTCGTGGGAATTCCGAAGACAATTGACAACGATATCCGGGGGACGGAAGTCACCTTCGGTTTCGACTCGGCTGTGGCCATCGCCGCTGAGGCCATCGACCGGCTCCACACGACCGCCCAATCGCATCACCGCGTTATGATCATCGAGGTCATGGGTCATCGGGCCGGCTGGATCGCGCTTTACGCCGGGGTGGCGGGCGGAGGCGATATCATCCTGATCCCGGAGATTCCCTATGATACCGGCGCTATTGCAGCCAAGGTCAAGGAGCGCAACCGAAGGGGACGGCGGTTCAGCATTGTCGTCGTCGCCGAGGGGGCCAAGCCAAAGGGCGGAGACGTGGTCGTCAAAAGGATGGTCGAGAAAAGCGCCGACCCGGTCCGGCTGGGCGGGGTCGGGTTCGTCCTCCAGGATCAGCTCGAAAGAAGCACCGGTTCGGAAACGCGGACTGTCGTCCTCGGTCACCTTCAGAGAGGTGGGTCCCCGACGGCCGCCGACCGCGTCCTGGCGACCGGGTTGGGCGCCAAAGCCGT